A section of the Papio anubis isolate 15944 chromosome 4, Panubis1.0, whole genome shotgun sequence genome encodes:
- the LOC103883366 gene encoding uncharacterized protein LOC103883366, translating into MEPELMCATPEALSSPRAARDRLGRCPQWAGRPHRAPRLGHEHCVPAPSGLRETQSSWAQRLQPHRSPPLPTPGSGQIRHRGLDSIMSPQRSCPTHRASRASCLKAGPFPTVLSRGSPTKMAPWQVRGAGTCLWMDTEPRQHRVSRPELRTCGALDCQSLLWVSDPFIWKHGVLGELCEAPWDRDVDVIRQHTLLSSEGEQVNGTWASLWESPSMGQSTWP; encoded by the exons ATGGAGCCTGAGCTGATGTGTGCGACCCCGGAAGCCCTGTCCTCACCCCGAGCAGCACGCGACAGGCTCGGGAGATGTCCACAGTGGGCCGGCCGTCCTCACAGAGCACCGCGCCTTGGGCATGAACACTGTGTCCCTGCTCCATCAGGTCTGCGAGAGACACAGAGCAGCTGGGCTCAGCGTCTCCAGCCTCATCGCTCACCACCTCTTCCAACCCCGGGCTCTGGTCAGATTCGTCATCGTGGCCTAGATTCAATCATGTCCCCTCAGAGAAGCTGCCCCACGCACAGGGCCTCCAGAGCCAG CTGCCTGAAGGCAGGACCCTTCCCGACTGTCCTGTCCAGAGGATCCCCCACAAAGATGGCCCCCTGGCAGGTAAGAGGAGCCGGGACATGCTTATGGATGGACACAGAGCCCAGGCAGCACCGGGTGTCCAGGCCTGAGCTGAGGACATGTGGGGCCCTGGACTGCCAGTCACTTCTCTGGGTCTCCGATCCCTTCATCTGGAAACACGGAGTTCTTGGGGAGCTCTGTGAGGCCCCATGGGACAGAGACGTTGATGTCATCAGGCAGCACACGCTGCTGAGCTCTGAGGGTGAGCAGGTGAATGGTACCTGGGCCAGCCTGTGGGAGAGCCCCAGCATGGGGCAGTCAACGTGGCCCTGA